From a region of the uncultured Draconibacterium sp. genome:
- a CDS encoding SDR family oxidoreductase, which translates to MKKHVIVTGGAQGIGKHLVVDILNNNYAVSVFEINEEAIAEFREEFTDETVQVYHVDVADEKSVEVAVNESMNQHGNIYALINNAAISIDKTMEELSFDEWNKVIGTNLSGAFLCSKYVSPFMKPYGGRIINMASTRALQSEPNTEAYSASKGGILALTHALAASLGPQIKVNAISPGWIDVSASKKRSLAQQEKLTHEDHAQHPAGRVGKAEDIAGMVLFLLKKENDFITGQNFVIDGGMTKKMIYV; encoded by the coding sequence ATGAAAAAACATGTAATTGTAACCGGAGGCGCCCAGGGAATTGGCAAACACCTGGTTGTTGATATACTGAATAACAATTATGCAGTATCGGTTTTCGAAATTAACGAAGAAGCCATTGCTGAATTTCGAGAGGAATTTACCGATGAAACAGTTCAGGTTTATCATGTAGATGTGGCCGATGAGAAATCGGTTGAGGTGGCGGTTAATGAATCGATGAACCAACACGGAAACATTTATGCACTAATAAACAATGCAGCAATTAGCATCGATAAAACTATGGAGGAACTTTCTTTTGATGAGTGGAACAAAGTAATTGGCACCAATCTTTCCGGCGCTTTTTTGTGCTCGAAATATGTATCGCCTTTTATGAAGCCATATGGTGGAAGAATTATCAACATGGCCTCAACACGGGCGTTACAATCGGAGCCGAATACTGAGGCGTACTCTGCCAGTAAAGGAGGAATTCTGGCACTTACACACGCACTGGCAGCAAGTCTTGGCCCCCAAATAAAAGTTAACGCCATCAGCCCCGGTTGGATCGATGTATCGGCGTCAAAAAAGCGCTCCCTCGCCCAACAGGAAAAACTAACACACGAAGACCATGCACAACATCCGGCAGGGCGCGTTGGGAAAGCCGAAGATATAGCCGGGATGGTTCTTTTCCTGTTAAAAAAGGAGAATGATTTTATTACGGGACAGAATTTTGTAATCGATGGCGGAATGACTAAAAAAATGATTTACGTTTAG